Proteins encoded together in one Candidatus Binatia bacterium window:
- a CDS encoding hypothetical protein (possible pseudo, frameshifted) yields the protein MPEIDEAPEQTAQWIESFDELVRVEGPRRARQLLAQLIQHGYRRGVVAPFAANTPYVNTIPVEDQPPYPGDLAIERRIRNMNRWNAAMMVVRANAHSGGIGGHISTYASLATLVEVGFHHFFRAHTEEAAGDFLYFQGHAAPGIYARAFLEGRLTEQQLANFRRELAPGGGLSSYPHPWLMPHFWEWPTVSMGLSPICSIYQARFLRYLHARGLADTSQCRVWAFLGDGEMDEPESMGAITLASREQLDNLIWVVNCNLQRLDGPVRGNGKIIQELEAAFRGAGWNVIKVIWGSDWDPLLARDTEGLLVKRMNETVDGQYQKYTVESGAYIREHFFGPEPQLRALVADLTDQKLRRLRRGGHDPEKIYAAYKVAVEYSGAPTVILAKTIKGYMLGPASEGRNISHQAKKLSEKELREFRDRCGIPVTDRELADMPFYRPCRRQRGDPVPEGEACRAAGVRTAPGGAGQATPGRTEKSLRGIPGGKRRSGRGDDAGLRHAAASTHERRDDRQARRPHRPRRSPHVRDGLPLPEVRDLFRPGAEVRARRLGHRGVLPGGERRPAPDGRDHGGRGDGFDDRGRNGLRRPGGEHDSLLPFLLDVRLPACR from the coding sequence ATGCCCGAAATCGACGAGGCGCCCGAACAGACGGCGCAGTGGATCGAATCCTTCGACGAGCTCGTTCGCGTGGAGGGCCCCCGCAGGGCTCGGCAACTTCTGGCCCAGCTCATCCAGCACGGCTACCGCCGGGGGGTCGTGGCCCCGTTCGCGGCCAACACGCCCTACGTCAACACGATCCCCGTCGAGGACCAGCCCCCGTATCCGGGCGATCTCGCCATCGAGCGCCGCATCCGGAACATGAACCGCTGGAATGCGGCCATGATGGTGGTTCGCGCCAACGCCCACTCGGGCGGCATCGGCGGCCACATTTCCACCTACGCCTCTCTCGCCACGCTCGTCGAAGTGGGCTTCCACCACTTTTTCCGGGCGCACACGGAAGAGGCGGCCGGGGACTTCCTCTACTTCCAGGGCCACGCCGCTCCGGGCATCTATGCCCGGGCCTTTCTCGAGGGTAGGCTGACCGAGCAGCAACTCGCCAACTTCCGGCGCGAACTCGCACCGGGAGGGGGGCTCTCCTCGTATCCGCACCCCTGGCTCATGCCGCACTTCTGGGAGTGGCCGACGGTGTCGATGGGCCTCAGTCCCATCTGCTCGATCTACCAGGCTCGTTTTCTCCGCTACCTGCACGCCCGAGGGCTCGCCGACACCTCGCAGTGCCGGGTCTGGGCGTTTCTGGGCGACGGCGAGATGGACGAACCCGAGAGCATGGGTGCCATCACGCTGGCCTCCCGCGAGCAGCTCGACAACCTCATCTGGGTCGTGAACTGCAACCTCCAGCGGCTCGACGGGCCCGTGCGAGGCAACGGGAAGATCATCCAGGAACTCGAAGCCGCGTTCCGCGGGGCCGGCTGGAACGTCATCAAGGTCATCTGGGGCAGCGACTGGGATCCCCTCCTCGCGCGCGATACCGAGGGACTCCTGGTCAAGCGGATGAACGAGACGGTCGACGGGCAGTACCAGAAGTACACGGTGGAATCCGGCGCGTACATCCGGGAGCACTTCTTCGGTCCCGAACCCCAGCTCCGTGCGCTCGTCGCCGACCTCACGGACCAGAAGCTCCGTCGGCTCCGTCGGGGCGGGCACGACCCCGAGAAGATCTACGCGGCGTACAAGGTCGCCGTGGAGTACTCCGGGGCGCCGACGGTCATCCTCGCCAAGACGATCAAGGGCTACATGCTCGGCCCGGCGAGCGAAGGCCGGAACATCTCCCATCAGGCGAAAAAGCTCAGCGAGAAGGAGCTGCGCGAGTTCCGCGACCGGTGCGGCATCCCCGTCACGGACCGGGAACTCGCGGACATGCCTTTCTACCGGCCCTGCCGAAGACAGCGAGGAGATCCAGTACCTGAAGGAGAGGCGTGCCGCGCTGCGGGGGTTCGTACCGCGCCGGGTGGTGCGGGCCAAGCCACTCCCGGTCGTACCGAGAAAAGTCTTCGAGGAATTCCGGGCGGGAAGCGGAGGTCGGGCCGTGGCGACGACGCAGGTCTTCGTCACGCTGCTGCGTCGACTCATGAGCGACGAGACGATCGGCAAGCTCGTCGTCCCCATCGTCCCCGACGAAGCCCGCACGTTCGGGATGGACTCCCTCTTCCGGAAGTTCGGGATCTATTCCGCCCAGGGGCAGAAGTACGAGCCCGTCGACTCGGACATCGTGGCGTACTACCGGGAGGCGAAAGACGGCCAGCTCCTGATGGAAGGGATCACGGAGGCCGGGGCGATGGCTTCGACGACCGCGGCCGGAACGGGCTACGCCGCCCTGGGGGTGAACACGATTCCCTTCTACCTTTTCTACTCGATGTTCGGCTACCAGCGTGTCGGTGA
- a CDS encoding cyclase, with protein MEKLRSIARKVSNWGRWGEDDERGTLNLVTPDVLRRAAAAVRDGKVFSLGLPLGAQGPQIGQGGRINPLHLMTVIDGRVGDDPEGFRFADDLVVMPLQCATQWDALSHAYYGGKLYNGYPSSSITTGGAARLGIEKFGAAVVSRGVLLDVARLRGVDRLAPGTVIRPEDLEAAEKTQGVRVESGDVLLVRTGHMRVFTVDGDRVGYMRQSPGLGIDCAEWLHERGVAAVASDTLAVEVIPFEDPACPLPLHLLCLREMGMPLGEMFDLEELARDCATDGRYECFFSAPALKVVGGVGSPLNPVALK; from the coding sequence ATGGAAAAGCTCCGGAGCATCGCGCGGAAAGTGTCGAACTGGGGCCGTTGGGGCGAGGACGACGAGCGAGGTACGCTCAACCTCGTCACGCCCGACGTTCTTCGCCGGGCTGCCGCAGCCGTGCGCGACGGCAAGGTGTTCAGCCTCGGGCTTCCGCTCGGAGCGCAGGGGCCGCAGATCGGTCAGGGCGGCCGGATCAACCCCCTCCACCTCATGACCGTGATCGACGGACGGGTCGGCGACGACCCGGAAGGGTTTCGCTTCGCCGACGACCTGGTCGTGATGCCGCTCCAGTGCGCCACGCAGTGGGACGCTCTCTCGCACGCCTACTACGGCGGGAAGCTCTACAACGGCTACCCTTCCTCGAGCATCACGACCGGCGGTGCAGCCAGGCTCGGAATCGAGAAGTTCGGCGCGGCCGTGGTGTCCCGAGGGGTTCTGCTCGACGTGGCACGGCTCCGCGGCGTCGACCGGCTCGCCCCCGGAACGGTGATTCGCCCCGAGGACCTCGAAGCCGCCGAAAAAACCCAGGGTGTCCGCGTGGAGTCGGGAGACGTGCTTCTGGTTCGGACGGGCCACATGCGGGTTTTCACCGTGGACGGCGATCGCGTCGGCTACATGCGGCAGTCGCCGGGTCTCGGCATCGACTGCGCCGAGTGGCTGCACGAGCGGGGCGTGGCAGCCGTGGCCTCGGACACGCTGGCCGTCGAGGTGATCCCGTTCGAGGACCCCGCCTGTCCCCTGCCGCTCCACCTCCTCTGTCTCCGCGAGATGGGGATGCCGCTCGGCGAGATGTTCGACCTCGAGGAGCTGGCGCGCGACTGTGCCACGGACGGACGCTACGAGTGTTTTTTCTCGGCTCCGGCCCTCAAGGTGGTGGGCGGGGTCGGGAGCCCTCTGAACCCCGTGGCCCTCAAGTAG
- a CDS encoding amidohydrolase yields MKPDLVIRGGLLVDGTGASPRETDVVVTGGRIVSTERFGGEARDVLDARGCIVTPGFVDIHTHLDAQILWDPLATPSTLHGVTTVVVGNCGVGFAPCRPEDREFLMFLMEGVEDIPRSAMQQGMEWGWVTFPEYLDFLERRPLGPNLAAHLSHAPLRIFVMGERGATDAEPDERELAAMRACVREALEAGAVGFSTGRTTMHRTPAWDPVPGTFASRRELETLLDGMREAGRGVFELVPYGAAGEDPDGLEREFEWLFDLSRRHGRPTSLALVQVLAYPDRWERAFERIDAEQAPVFPQVAVRSVGLLLSFRTALSPLLLFPAASELLGKPTEEVARALQDEGLRTRLAESLGDGDAPILGGLARLENVFFLEGDGVKAYETKPERSVVAQAKASGVSPGEFLLRRFLERNLDGFLLLPLYNPDLDAVATMLRHPRSTIGLGDAGAHTTQTSDASFPTFLLAYWVRERKLLSLEHAVRKLTSEPARLWGITDRGTVEPGKAADLDVIDVERLDLRLPEVRHEFPGGAAHLVQEATGYVATIVNGEVVVREGRPTGALPGRLLRGGRSQGTSHSTSNP; encoded by the coding sequence ATGAAGCCCGACCTCGTGATCCGCGGCGGACTTCTCGTCGACGGCACGGGTGCCTCCCCGCGGGAGACCGACGTCGTCGTCACAGGGGGCAGGATCGTCTCGACCGAACGCTTCGGCGGGGAAGCGCGGGACGTTCTCGACGCCCGAGGATGCATCGTCACGCCCGGCTTCGTCGACATCCACACGCACCTCGACGCGCAAATCCTCTGGGATCCTCTCGCTACCCCGTCCACACTCCACGGCGTCACGACGGTGGTCGTGGGGAACTGCGGCGTGGGGTTCGCCCCGTGCCGACCCGAGGACCGGGAGTTTCTCATGTTCCTCATGGAAGGGGTCGAAGACATCCCGCGTTCGGCGATGCAGCAAGGAATGGAGTGGGGATGGGTGACCTTTCCGGAGTACCTGGATTTCCTCGAGCGACGTCCGCTCGGCCCCAACCTGGCAGCCCACCTGAGCCACGCGCCGCTCCGGATCTTCGTGATGGGCGAGCGTGGAGCGACGGACGCGGAGCCCGACGAGCGAGAACTCGCGGCGATGCGCGCCTGCGTGCGCGAAGCCCTCGAGGCGGGAGCGGTCGGATTCTCGACGGGCCGCACGACCATGCACCGCACCCCTGCCTGGGACCCCGTTCCGGGAACGTTCGCGAGCCGCCGGGAACTCGAAACACTCCTCGACGGCATGAGGGAAGCGGGCAGGGGAGTGTTCGAGCTCGTACCCTACGGGGCTGCCGGAGAGGACCCCGACGGCCTCGAGCGGGAATTCGAGTGGCTCTTCGACCTCTCGCGGCGGCACGGGCGGCCCACGAGCCTGGCCCTCGTGCAGGTCCTTGCGTATCCCGACCGCTGGGAACGAGCTTTCGAGCGCATCGACGCGGAGCAAGCTCCGGTCTTCCCGCAGGTCGCCGTGCGCTCGGTGGGGCTTCTCCTGAGTTTTCGCACGGCGCTTTCGCCGCTGCTCCTCTTTCCGGCCGCGTCCGAGCTACTCGGAAAACCCACCGAGGAGGTGGCCCGAGCCCTGCAGGACGAAGGGCTCCGAACTCGTCTCGCGGAGAGCCTCGGGGACGGCGACGCCCCCATCCTCGGGGGCCTCGCAAGACTCGAGAACGTCTTCTTTCTCGAGGGCGACGGAGTGAAGGCCTACGAGACGAAGCCCGAGCGCAGCGTCGTGGCGCAGGCGAAAGCCTCGGGAGTATCCCCCGGAGAGTTCCTGCTCCGTCGATTCCTCGAGCGGAACCTCGACGGGTTTCTCCTCCTCCCGCTCTACAACCCGGACCTCGACGCCGTGGCCACGATGCTGCGGCACCCCCGTTCCACGATCGGTCTCGGCGACGCGGGAGCGCACACCACCCAGACCAGCGACGCGAGCTTCCCCACGTTTCTCCTCGCTTACTGGGTGCGCGAGAGGAAACTCCTCTCGCTCGAGCATGCCGTGCGGAAGCTCACTTCCGAGCCCGCGCGGCTCTGGGGAATCACGGATCGGGGCACGGTGGAGCCCGGGAAAGCCGCCGACCTCGACGTGATCGACGTCGAACGGCTCGACCTTCGCCTACCGGAGGTACGGCACGAGTTTCCGGGCGGCGCCGCGCACCTCGTGCAAGAAGCCACGGGCTACGTGGCCACGATCGTCAACGGGGAGGTCGTCGTCCGCGAAGGCCGGCCTACCGGCGCGTTGCCCGGTCGGCTCCTGCGAGGCGGCCGGAGTCAAGGGACGAGCCACTCGACCTCGAACCCGTGA
- the fdxD gene encoding ferredoxin FdxD translates to MRVVVDRDLCEGNAVCMKVCPEVFEVGEDDQAHLKIERPGEELRAKVEEAVARCPRQALSIVED, encoded by the coding sequence ATGAGAGTCGTCGTCGATCGGGATCTGTGCGAGGGCAATGCGGTGTGCATGAAGGTCTGTCCCGAAGTCTTCGAAGTCGGGGAAGACGACCAGGCACACCTGAAAATCGAGAGGCCCGGCGAAGAACTCCGGGCCAAGGTGGAGGAGGCGGTAGCTCGCTGTCCCCGGCAGGCTCTTTCGATCGTCGAAGACTGA
- a CDS encoding uracil-DNA glycosylase, which yields MARSPRTDPRRALEALEAEVVSCVRCPRLVAYRTEVARVRRKQFRDQVYWGRPVPGFGDPCARLLVVGLAPAAHGGNRTGRIFTGDRSGDWLFEALHRFGFANQPFSHHRDDGLELRGAYVTAAVRCAPPANKPTREELENCRPYLVRELELLRGVRIVVALGKIAWDAYFAARAAACRPVPKPRPKFAHGARVDLGDVLLLGSYHPSQQNTFTGKLTRRAFHAIFARVRRSLGERRLDRSRGLR from the coding sequence GTGGCACGGTCACCACGCACTGACCCTCGCCGCGCGCTGGAGGCTCTCGAGGCGGAGGTCGTCTCCTGCGTCCGGTGTCCTCGACTGGTAGCCTACCGGACGGAAGTCGCACGGGTACGCCGAAAGCAGTTCCGGGATCAAGTCTACTGGGGGCGGCCGGTACCCGGATTCGGGGATCCGTGCGCGCGGCTTCTCGTCGTGGGCCTAGCTCCGGCGGCTCACGGCGGAAATCGCACCGGAAGAATCTTCACCGGTGACCGCTCGGGGGACTGGCTTTTCGAAGCCCTGCACCGTTTCGGTTTCGCCAACCAGCCCTTTTCGCACCATCGCGACGACGGTCTCGAGCTCCGGGGTGCCTACGTGACGGCCGCGGTCCGCTGCGCCCCACCGGCGAACAAACCGACGCGCGAAGAACTGGAGAATTGCCGCCCGTACCTCGTGCGAGAACTCGAGCTGCTCCGAGGCGTTCGCATCGTCGTGGCACTCGGGAAGATCGCATGGGACGCCTACTTCGCCGCGCGGGCCGCCGCGTGCCGGCCGGTCCCGAAGCCACGACCCAAGTTCGCCCACGGAGCGCGGGTGGACCTCGGAGACGTCCTCCTCCTGGGCTCCTACCACCCGAGCCAGCAAAACACCTTCACGGGGAAGCTCACCCGGCGCGCTTTCCACGCGATCTTCGCCCGGGTACGACGGAGTCTCGGCGAAAGGCGTTTGGACCGCTCGCGCGGGCTACGCTAG
- the asnS gene encoding asparagine--tRNA ligase produces MEGVAPTWVYVEELPAHVGREVVLKGWLANRRSSGKVHFLLLRDGTGTVQCVVAAGEVDPEEFSLADHIPQESSLIVRGTVRADARAPGGHELSVRSIELVHPAEPYPITPKEHGVAFLLEHRHLWIRSSRQHAILRVRHEVERAAREYFDSRGFTLLDAPIFTPAACEGTTTLFATEYFGQTAYLSQSGQLYMEAGAMAFGKVYCFGPTFRAEKSKTRRHLTEFWMVEPEVAFLDLAGAMDLAEDFVEHVVRRTLERRRKELESLGRDLAPLERVAKPFPRITYEEALAVLREKGFSVEWGDDFGGDEETALSLAFDRPVLVHRYPARCKAFYMKTDPDDPRLALCVDMLAPEGYGEIVGGGQREDDAEVLARKIEEHRLPRSAFEWYLDLRRYGSVPHAGFGMGVERVVAWLCGLHHVRETIPFPRTIDRLAP; encoded by the coding sequence GTGGAGGGAGTCGCTCCGACCTGGGTTTACGTCGAAGAGTTGCCGGCCCACGTCGGCCGGGAGGTCGTCCTCAAGGGGTGGCTCGCGAACCGACGGTCGAGCGGGAAGGTGCACTTTCTGCTGCTGCGAGACGGCACCGGGACCGTGCAGTGCGTGGTCGCTGCCGGGGAGGTGGACCCGGAGGAGTTCTCGCTGGCCGACCATATCCCGCAGGAGTCTTCCCTGATCGTCCGCGGAACGGTCCGTGCCGATGCACGCGCACCCGGAGGACACGAGCTTTCCGTGCGCTCGATCGAGCTCGTCCACCCCGCCGAGCCCTACCCGATCACTCCCAAAGAGCACGGCGTGGCTTTTCTCCTCGAACACCGCCACCTGTGGATTCGGTCTTCGCGTCAGCACGCGATCCTCCGAGTGCGCCACGAGGTGGAGCGTGCCGCGCGCGAGTACTTCGACTCCCGCGGCTTCACGCTTCTCGACGCCCCCATTTTCACGCCCGCCGCCTGCGAGGGAACCACCACGCTCTTCGCCACCGAGTACTTCGGCCAGACCGCGTATCTGAGCCAGAGCGGGCAGCTCTACATGGAAGCCGGCGCCATGGCGTTCGGCAAGGTCTACTGTTTCGGGCCCACCTTCCGCGCCGAGAAGTCGAAAACCCGCAGGCACCTCACGGAGTTCTGGATGGTGGAACCGGAAGTCGCTTTTCTCGACCTCGCCGGAGCGATGGACCTCGCCGAGGATTTCGTCGAACACGTCGTGCGGAGAACCCTCGAGCGCCGCCGGAAGGAACTCGAGTCGCTCGGGCGCGACCTCGCCCCCCTCGAGCGGGTGGCCAAACCCTTCCCGCGCATCACGTACGAAGAAGCCCTCGCCGTTCTGCGGGAGAAGGGTTTTTCCGTCGAGTGGGGAGACGATTTCGGAGGAGACGAAGAAACGGCCCTGTCTCTGGCGTTCGACCGCCCCGTGCTCGTCCACCGCTACCCGGCCCGTTGCAAGGCCTTCTACATGAAGACGGACCCCGACGATCCGAGACTCGCCCTGTGCGTCGACATGCTCGCCCCGGAAGGATACGGCGAGATCGTCGGCGGCGGCCAGAGGGAAGACGACGCGGAGGTTCTCGCGCGCAAGATCGAAGAACACCGCCTTCCCCGCTCGGCGTTCGAGTGGTATCTCGACCTCCGCCGGTACGGCTCCGTTCCGCACGCCGGCTTCGGCATGGGCGTCGAACGGGTCGTGGCGTGGCTCTGCGGCCTCCACCACGTCCGGGAAACCATCCCCTTCCCTCGCACCATCGACCGCCTGGCTCCCTGA
- the aroD gene encoding 3-dehydroquinase yields MGPKTLSIGGVSLGKVPRVVVPLFDDDPRADVSAVQDLCDFVELRIDGFSELAISHVSETAKRYRKLAGARLPLIATVRAQSEGGKAPLDEETRATLYECVLGSVDAVDVELRAPIRDRVLELARKTGRTTIVSFHDFASTPSLETLERLWEEGRACRADLLKVATMAHDLEDVARLLEFTLRHRQEGIVTVAMGAVGGISRVFFPAAGSRLTYAHHRAPTAPGQLSLLELRELLRRFYPGS; encoded by the coding sequence GTGGGACCGAAGACCCTTTCGATCGGAGGGGTTTCGCTCGGAAAGGTTCCGCGCGTCGTCGTCCCGCTTTTCGACGACGACCCTCGCGCCGACGTTTCCGCGGTGCAGGACCTCTGCGACTTCGTCGAGCTGAGAATCGACGGCTTCTCGGAGCTGGCGATCTCCCACGTCTCGGAGACGGCGAAGCGTTACCGGAAACTGGCCGGAGCTCGGTTGCCGTTGATCGCGACCGTCCGGGCGCAGAGCGAGGGAGGGAAGGCACCGCTCGACGAGGAGACCCGCGCCACCCTCTACGAGTGCGTCCTGGGGAGCGTCGACGCCGTCGACGTCGAACTCCGTGCCCCCATCCGCGATCGGGTCCTGGAGCTCGCCCGAAAAACGGGCCGGACCACCATCGTCTCCTTCCACGACTTCGCCTCCACCCCGTCCCTCGAGACGCTCGAACGCCTGTGGGAAGAGGGGCGGGCCTGCCGGGCCGACCTTCTCAAGGTCGCGACCATGGCCCACGACCTCGAAGACGTAGCTCGGCTTCTCGAGTTCACCCTCCGTCACCGGCAGGAAGGAATCGTCACCGTGGCCATGGGGGCGGTGGGCGGGATCTCGCGCGTCTTTTTCCCCGCCGCCGGCTCCCGGCTCACGTACGCCCACCACCGGGCACCGACGGCTCCGGGCCAGCTTTCGCTCCTCGAGCTGCGGGAACTGCTACGGCGTTTCTACCCCGGAAGTTGA
- the alkK gene encoding long-chain-fatty-acid--CoA ligase, which produces MQGTMMRYPLTLTHLLERARRLFPEKEILSKTPEGLHRTSYAELYVRAKKLAQALEKIGVRRGERVATFAWNTHRHLELYLAVPAYGAVLHTLNIRLFPEQIAFVVNHAKDAVVFVDPDLVSQLESLAPKLETVRLYVTLSEEVPDGTRLRPVRAYEELLAENDGDVSFPDLDENEAAGMCYTSGTTGNPKGVAYSHRALVLQCFAQAMADSFGIRESDVVLPIVPMFHANAWCLPYAATMVGATQVYPGPHPTPEDILSLVEEHRVTVTAAVPTVLLGLLSVLEKKSYDLSSLRCVPCGGSAVPASLIERFDRLGVEVVQAWGMTETSPLATVSVPRSFMRGWPKEKLLAVRAKQGVPVPWVETRVVDDAGNELPWDGKSVGELQVRGPWVVGEYYEDPRSQEAFQDGWFKTGDVAHIDRYGYVQITDRAKDVIKSGGEWISSVELENAIMSHPDVLEAAVIGLPHPRWQERPLACVVPKPGKTLTKESILEHLRPRVAKWWLPEDVVFLESIPKTSVGKFAKRELRERFRDYRWPDRG; this is translated from the coding sequence ATGCAAGGTACGATGATGCGTTACCCGCTCACCCTGACCCATCTCCTCGAACGGGCCCGCAGGCTTTTCCCCGAAAAAGAAATCCTGTCGAAAACGCCGGAGGGATTGCACCGCACGAGCTACGCCGAACTCTACGTACGGGCCAAGAAGCTGGCGCAGGCCCTCGAGAAGATCGGCGTCCGGCGGGGTGAGCGAGTGGCCACCTTCGCCTGGAATACCCATCGGCACCTCGAACTCTACCTTGCCGTCCCCGCCTACGGCGCCGTGCTTCACACGCTCAATATCCGACTCTTCCCGGAGCAGATCGCCTTCGTCGTGAACCACGCAAAAGACGCCGTCGTCTTCGTCGACCCCGACCTCGTCTCCCAGCTGGAGAGCCTGGCCCCGAAGCTCGAAACCGTTCGGCTCTACGTCACCCTGTCCGAGGAGGTTCCCGACGGGACACGGCTTCGTCCCGTACGCGCCTACGAAGAACTTCTGGCCGAAAACGACGGCGACGTTTCCTTTCCCGACCTCGACGAGAACGAAGCGGCGGGAATGTGCTACACCTCGGGCACCACGGGCAACCCGAAAGGAGTCGCCTACAGCCACCGGGCGCTCGTGCTGCAGTGCTTCGCCCAGGCCATGGCCGACTCCTTCGGAATACGGGAGTCCGACGTGGTGCTCCCCATCGTGCCCATGTTCCACGCCAATGCCTGGTGCCTGCCCTACGCCGCCACCATGGTAGGGGCGACGCAGGTGTACCCCGGGCCCCATCCCACCCCCGAAGACATTCTCTCGCTCGTCGAGGAACACCGCGTCACCGTGACGGCGGCTGTCCCGACCGTCCTCCTCGGCCTCCTCTCGGTGCTGGAGAAAAAGAGCTACGACCTTTCGAGCCTCCGCTGCGTACCCTGCGGCGGCTCCGCGGTGCCCGCGAGCCTGATCGAACGTTTCGACCGCCTCGGAGTCGAGGTGGTGCAGGCCTGGGGGATGACGGAGACCTCGCCGCTCGCCACCGTTTCGGTTCCCCGCAGTTTCATGCGCGGGTGGCCGAAAGAGAAGCTTCTCGCCGTCCGTGCCAAGCAAGGCGTACCCGTTCCCTGGGTCGAGACGCGGGTCGTCGACGACGCCGGGAACGAACTTCCCTGGGACGGAAAAAGCGTGGGAGAGCTGCAAGTCCGCGGCCCTTGGGTCGTAGGCGAATACTACGAGGATCCCAGGTCGCAGGAAGCCTTCCAGGACGGCTGGTTCAAGACCGGGGACGTCGCCCACATCGACAGGTACGGCTACGTCCAGATCACGGATCGAGCGAAGGACGTGATCAAGAGCGGCGGCGAGTGGATTTCGAGCGTGGAGCTCGAAAACGCCATCATGTCGCACCCCGACGTGCTCGAAGCCGCGGTCATCGGCCTACCGCACCCTCGCTGGCAGGAGAGACCTCTGGCTTGCGTGGTCCCGAAACCCGGAAAGACCCTCACCAAGGAGAGCATCCTCGAGCACCTCCGCCCCCGGGTCGCCAAATGGTGGCTTCCCGAAGACGTGGTCTTCCTCGAGTCGATTCCGAAAACGAGCGTGGGAAAGTTCGCGAAGAGGGAACTCCGGGAGCGTTTTCGCGACTATCGTTGGCCCGACCGGGGCTAG
- the nth gene encoding endonuclease III, whose product MPRVGGSRGKARPADLRGRVQRILERLEKAYPDAKLALRFSTPLELLVALILAAQCTDEKVNEVTRELFRKYRTPEDYLAVPREQLEAEIRPTGFYRNKARAIQECCRELVARFGGEVPRRLEDLLTLPGVGRKTANILLGNAFGIPGIGVDTHVLRLSQRLGLSEHRDPDKVEADLVPVVPREKQVRFCHLLQAHGRRVCTARRPRCFECCLADLCPYPEKTPSPTGPRPAFGRRTSLVRARGGHAFSTRGKAAFFF is encoded by the coding sequence ATGCCGCGCGTGGGAGGTTCGCGCGGCAAAGCGCGCCCGGCCGACCTTCGCGGGCGAGTTCAGAGGATCCTGGAGCGACTCGAGAAGGCTTACCCGGACGCGAAGCTCGCACTTCGGTTTTCGACGCCGCTCGAGTTGCTCGTGGCCTTGATCCTCGCCGCCCAGTGTACGGACGAGAAAGTCAACGAAGTGACCCGGGAACTCTTCCGCAAGTACCGCACGCCGGAAGATTACCTCGCGGTACCCCGGGAACAGCTCGAGGCCGAGATCCGGCCCACCGGTTTCTATCGGAACAAGGCGAGGGCCATCCAGGAGTGTTGCCGCGAGCTCGTCGCACGGTTCGGGGGCGAGGTACCACGGCGGCTCGAGGACCTTCTCACCCTTCCGGGCGTCGGCAGGAAAACCGCCAACATCCTCCTCGGAAACGCGTTCGGGATTCCGGGGATCGGGGTGGACACCCACGTTCTGCGCCTCTCGCAACGGCTGGGCCTTTCGGAACATCGGGACCCGGACAAGGTCGAGGCGGATCTGGTTCCCGTCGTTCCCCGCGAAAAGCAGGTTCGTTTCTGCCACCTTCTCCAGGCACACGGCCGGCGCGTGTGCACGGCCCGGCGGCCCAGGTGCTTCGAGTGCTGCCTCGCCGACCTCTGCCCCTACCCGGAAAAGACGCCTTCCCCGACCGGTCCCCGCCCGGCGTTCGGCCGGCGAACGAGCCTCGTCCGAGCGCGCGGGGGGCACGCTTTTTCGACGCGAGGAAAAGCGGCGTTTTTCTTTTGA
- the trx gene encoding thioredoxin, whose product MGKAKEVTDATFEEEVLQSPVPVLVDFWAPWCGPCRTIAPIVEELAGEYEGRLKVVKMNVDDNPDTPSRYGVRGIPTLLLVRGGEVREQIVGAVPKRQLTRAIEQVLSG is encoded by the coding sequence GTGGGCAAAGCGAAAGAAGTCACCGACGCCACGTTCGAGGAGGAAGTACTGCAATCCCCCGTTCCGGTTCTCGTGGACTTCTGGGCCCCGTGGTGCGGCCCGTGCCGGACGATCGCGCCGATCGTCGAAGAGCTGGCGGGCGAGTACGAAGGACGGCTCAAGGTCGTCAAGATGAACGTGGACGACAACCCCGACACGCCGTCGCGGTACGGCGTCCGTGGAATTCCCACGCTCCTCCTCGTGCGAGGCGGCGAGGTCCGGGAGCAAATCGTGGGTGCGGTGCCGAAAAGGCAGCTCACCCGTGCCATCGAGCAGGTGCTCTCGGGCTGA